The following proteins are co-located in the Triticum aestivum cultivar Chinese Spring chromosome 1A, IWGSC CS RefSeq v2.1, whole genome shotgun sequence genome:
- the LOC123040680 gene encoding TPD1 protein homolog 1A, with protein MRASSSSATPAARATAAWAVVLLAALCSVSLASASVDSVSLAPASVSLAPASVDAGFSPTPAAPAPTPGSSAAPPRPPYRAVLPRKVLRPAGTDVDLGAVRPHRVDEGCAGKEDIAIYQGRGTTLPSGVPAYTVDVMNRCSGGDGDCAIAGIHVRCGWFSSVSLVDPRKFRRLARDDCLLNDGQPLLAGETISFEYSNSFPYQLSVAVATCVDPAAATSP; from the exons ATGAGGGCGTCCTCTTCGTCCGCTACGCCGGCGGCTCGTGCGACCGCAGCATGGGCCGTCGTACTGCTCGCCGCGCTCTGCTCCGTCTCCCTCGCGTCCGCGTCCGTCGACTCCGTCTCCCTCGCGCCCGCCTCCGTCTCTCTCGCGCCCGCCTCCGTCGACGCAG GATTCTCGCCGACGCCCGCCGCTCCCGCCCCTACCCCCGGCTCCTCGGCGGCTCCTCCGCGCCCGCCATATCGCGCCGTCCTTCCCCGCAAGGTCCTCCGCCCGGCAG GCACGGACGTGGACCTCGGCGCAGTCCGGCCGCACCGCGTGGACGAGGGTTGCGCCGGCAAGGAGGACATCGCCATCTACCAGGGCCGGGGGACGACGCTGCCGAGCGGGGTGCCGGCGTACACGGTGGACGTGATGAACCGGTGCTCAGGCGGCGACGGCGACTGCGCGATCGCTGGCATCCATGTGCGGTGCGGCTGGTTCAGCTCCGTCAGCCTGGTGGACCCGCGCAAGTTCCGGCGGCTCGCGCGCGACGACTGCCTCCTCAACGACGGCCAGCCACTCCTCGCCGGCGAGACCATCTCGTTCGAGTACTCCAACTCGTTCCCCTACCAgctctccgtcgccgtcgccacctGCGTCGACCCGGCCGCGGCCACCTCCCCCTAG